DNA sequence from the Pseudomonadota bacterium genome:
GCTCAATTTTTCTGAAATAGTTACTGGTCGAGAACTGGAAGAGGTCGGGCAAGATGAGGTTCTCGATTTTTTGATTAAAATCACCAACGGCAATAAGCAGTCAACCAAACGTAATCGCTACTCGACTCTTTCGTCTTTCTACAATTTCACAATCAATACCGCTTCCCCGGATCTGACAAATCATTGTGTAACACCAATTATCAAGAAAATATTCCGTCGGCCAACATGCATCCAATGGAAGATCATTGACAAAGAGACTATCGACGAAATCATTTTCACAACAATGAAAATCCGAAACAGGATTATCTTAGAGCTGATGGCCAGGGGTGGGATGAGAATTGGCGAAGTTTTGAAACTGACTCCACGAGATATTGAGGATCGAAAATTGATCATTCAAGAACCAAAAAGCGGTCGCGAAAGTGAAGCAGTCTATCTCCCAAGAAAATTATTACGGCGATTAAATGATTATGTGAATGACAATGAGATCAGTGCCACCCAAAGAATCTTTCCGATCTCTTATGTGGCGGCTTAGGCAATGGTGAAAAAAGCGGAGAAATGGTCGGTGTAAAATTGCGTCCCCATGATTTGAGGAGGCATGCGGCAACTTATGCTTCACGGTCCGGAACGCCCCTCGAAATTGTCAGCAAGGTGATTTTAAGACATTCTGATTTATCGACCACTCAGCGATATCTTGGCAAAGTCAATGATGCCGAAGCCATGAAATGGATTGAAAACTTGTACGGTTAGATGTTTTGAGGGCGGAAGTTCAAGGTTATCACTCTTGACATTTGTTCCTGCAGTGTGTATTGTGGGAACAAATGAATGGAGGTTTACTATGTCTAAAACTCGTCTTAATGTAAGTCTTGACCGTGATCTAGCCGAATTTGCCAAAATCTTTGCCGCAGAAAATCGTACTTCGGTGGCAGATATGATAACGCAATACTTGCTGTCCTTGAAACGGCGTGCAGATGGCCAACAGATGGAAAAAGTTCTCTCTCACCCTGCCTTCCAACAGGCAATGGAAGATGCTCAGAACAAACTGCGAACCGGAACTGCACAGTGGCATTCGTATGATGAGGTCTTTGGGGAGTGATGGAATCAAGATTTGAAACTGCTTTCCTGAAGGCAGTAAAAAAACACGCATCCATCAAAAAACAGGTTAAGCAAAAGGTAGACATGATAATGGAAAACCCTGTTGCCTTTGGTGAACCACTGAAGGGGAACTGGCAGGGTTTTTACTCTTATCCAGTAAAACGGAACTTCATCATAATTTATCTATATTGTGAAGTTTGCCGAAAAAAGGGCGATGATGCTGTCGTGGCTTGTTCCGATTGCCGGGAAACGCCCGACAAAACCATCAAATTCGTTCTGTTAGGCCCACATGATGAGGCCTACGGGATTAAATAATGCACAACCAGGGCTGCAGTATTGACAATACGAATTAATAATATCTTTTCAACTGTCAAAACATTTCCACTGCCAACCCAAACCTTACAGCAAGACAGCGAACTTAACATTCATCGTAATACGTAACAACCTTTCACATAGTGCGGGATAAAAGACAATACCTATTTTATGAATGCGAGTTCATGGCTGGTACTCAGGTATGATGGAATGAGCTACTGATCTGCATGTTATAGCAACCAACGCTTGCATTGTGGTTTCTTTAATAGCTATGGATTTGTTTCGAAATGAGTACACCAGGGGGAGCCAACTGCCTCAAGGCCGTTTCTCTTATGAGAAATGGCCTTTTTCTTTTGTAGCTTTGATGATTTTCCAGTTTGCTACCCTCAGCCTGCCAAAAAGAATTGTAGTATATGGTCACTTAATCACGGTATGGCATAAAGATTTTCGCAGATAAGGTTAAGCATGAAGATGTTTACTGCAAATTGAGCTTTCCGTTGTCAATATAAACCTGAAAAGTCACATCGTCAATTCCGGCCGTTCTCGTTCAGCAATTTAATTTTACTCTGACCCCAATTATTCCTATTCCAATTATTCCTGTGCGGCCTGATCCAGCTTATCAACAATCCATTGGTTTATACTTTTGCCGCTTACTTCTGCGGCTTGGGCAACGGCAGCATGCATTTTGGGTGGCACGTGAACCATTAATTTGCCAGAGTATGGTTTTAGAGGTAGTTTGCCAGTTTTTTCACAGACATAAAGATAATCATCGACTGCCACCTCAAATGCCGTACGTAGATCAGAGACAGATTCTCCATGGAAACCAACAATGTCACTAATACCCGCTATATGTCCAACAAAGCAAAGGTCTTCATCGCTATATTCAATGCGAGCGCTATAACCTTTATATTTCATTGTCTTCATGGCTTCACTCCTGCTTGTGTCAGGAAACCCCTGGCATCTCTAACTTGGTATGGCTTTGCCTCTTTGTTTGGGTGAGGGCGATGGAAAGTTGCGACAACTCCATTCAACACAAATCTGACTCGTGATCCCTCGCCCTCAATCAACTCGCCCCCCAAAGCAACCAGCAACGACTCGATCTTCTTGAACTCAAGGTTATTGGCTATAGGGTTCCGATATATAGCCTGTAGTGTATTTCGCTGCTTGCTATTCATATTAGATAATATCAATTTGTGATATCAAAAGCAAGTTTTTTTCGACAGAACTAAAGTTGTCGTTGAAAACTATCCACCGGCAACCTAAACATTTCTGTCATTCAGCAACCTTAAAATTGATCGTTAATATCTGTGCAATTCCATACAACAAATGCAAAGATTTTGTCAACAAATCCCAGTAATAATAGCACAGAAAAAAGCAGGGGGTGCGTGAAGACGCACTCTCTGCTTTTTTTTGTTGAGCTACAATTCAATTAAGGTACAGAGGTTAAAGTGGAGATCGCTTTGCCCTCATAAACGGGGACAGAATTAAATTCTGTCCCCACATCTTCTTAATTGGGGCGGCAGCGCTGCCATTATCCTAGAAGGCGGCAACGGTGAAGGCATTGATGGCCGGATTGCCAGCTGGAGCGGCTTCAACGATGACAATGACGACGATGAAACCGCCCACGTCACCGAGGCCTGGTATGAGCAGAGCCTGCTGGAAGACAAACTGAGCTTTACTTTCGGAAAAATTGACCTGACCAATTATTTTGACGCCAGCGAAGTGGCCAATGATGAAACTACCCAGTTTCTGTCCACCGGCTTTGTCAACAACCTGGCGGTAGAATTCCCTGACAATGGACCCGGCGCCCGGGTATCGGCTTCACCCAGCAAACTGGTCGATATCAGTTTCGGCTGGATGGCCGTCGATCAGGATGATGGTGAATCATCCTGGGATGATATCGGCCGCGGCTCTTTCGCCATTGGCGAAATTGATTTTAAACCGGTACTGGCCGGATTGA
Encoded proteins:
- a CDS encoding site-specific integrase produces the protein MLNFSEIVTGRELEEVGQDEVLDFLIKITNGNKQSTKRNRYSTLSSFYNFTINTASPDLTNHCVTPIIKKIFRRPTCIQWKIIDKETIDEIIFTTMKIRNRIILELMARGGMRIGEVLKLTPRDIEDRKLIIQEPKSGRESEAVYLPRKLLRRLNDYVNDNEISATQRIFPISYVAA
- a CDS encoding site-specific integrase, which encodes MVGVKLRPHDLRRHAATYASRSGTPLEIVSKVILRHSDLSTTQRYLGKVNDAEAMKWIENLYG
- a CDS encoding type II toxin-antitoxin system HicA family toxin: MNSKQRNTLQAIYRNPIANNLEFKKIESLLVALGGELIEGEGSRVRFVLNGVVATFHRPHPNKEAKPYQVRDARGFLTQAGVKP
- a CDS encoding type II toxin-antitoxin system HicB family antitoxin; protein product: MKTMKYKGYSARIEYSDEDLCFVGHIAGISDIVGFHGESVSDLRTAFEVAVDDYLYVCEKTGKLPLKPYSGKLMVHVPPKMHAAVAQAAEVSGKSINQWIVDKLDQAAQE
- a CDS encoding DUF6364 family protein gives rise to the protein MSKTRLNVSLDRDLAEFAKIFAAENRTSVADMITQYLLSLKRRADGQQMEKVLSHPAFQQAMEDAQNKLRTGTAQWHSYDEVFGE
- a CDS encoding type II toxin-antitoxin system mRNA interferase toxin, RelE/StbE family → MESRFETAFLKAVKKHASIKKQVKQKVDMIMENPVAFGEPLKGNWQGFYSYPVKRNFIIIYLYCEVCRKKGDDAVVACSDCRETPDKTIKFVLLGPHDEAYGIK